From the Lathyrus oleraceus cultivar Zhongwan6 chromosome 3, CAAS_Psat_ZW6_1.0, whole genome shotgun sequence genome, the window TAAATGGGATTCTCTAGGATCTTATTGGAAGCAAAAACATAAACAAACAGTAAACAAAATATCAGGTATAGAAATAGTTAATTATAATagagaaccaatcatacctctatataCCTTTTGCTCTACCTTTACACTTACCTCATCCTTCTCAAGGATACACGTGGGATGCATAAGAGTCTTTTCTATCTTGCATTTGGACATGCCAAAATTCTTCAGAAGTTCTTTAGTATAtttactctgatgaatatatgttCCTTCTGGACATTTATTAATTTGAACTCCCAAAAAGAACTTGAGTTCTCTCATCAGACTCctctcaaattctgcctgcataGACTTAGCAAATTCCTTGCACAAAGAAGTATTAGCATAACCAAATTTGatgtcatccacatagatttgaaCAACAAGGATATCATTGCTGAATGTTTTACAAAACAAAattgtatcaaccttccctctggtgaaatcattttctaaaagaaaattgcttagtctttcatatCAGGCTCTAGGAGCTTATTTCAGACCATacaatgatttcttaagtttgaaaacaaaatctgggtttttatgattttcaaaaccaggaggttggtATACATATACTTCTTCAGTTATGTAACCATTATAAAATACACgcttaacatccatctgatagAAGCTGATGTTCTGATTAACAACAAAAGAAATTAAGAGACGAATATACTCTAACCTGGAAACTGGTGCAAAGGTTTCAGTATAGTCAATCCCATATTGCTAACTATAGCCTTATACAACCAGTCTGGCCTTGTTTCTTACTACCTCTCCTTATTtgttcagcttgtttctgaagacACATTTTGTCCAATGACATGAGTTCCTTCGGGTCTAGGCACAAGAGTACACACATCATTTCTGGAGAGTTGGACCAGTTCTTCTTGCATTGCCAAAATCCACTTTGTGTCCAGAAGCACTTCATCAATTGATGTAGGTTCTATAAGGGACACCAAACCCTGAAGTGTGTCTCAGAAGGTTTAAAAGAGAATTCGGTACTGATTGGTTCAGtcttgttgcccagaatcaattcttcagaatgtGAATATCTTTGCCTTTGCTTCCTTATATGAGTATGAGCTTTTGTAACTTCTGGAGAAGTATCTTCAGATTCTTTTACTTTTAATTCTTTAGCTCCATAATCATTTTCTTCAGAATAcgtgatttctaaatctgcaagtttctcaactagctttgacttttcagagtcaagcttatcattaaATATGACATGGATTGATTCTTCAACAATATGTGTCTCAGTTTTATATACTCTAAATCCTTTTGAGCGCCCAAAGTATCCTAACATGATGCACTTCTGTaccttagaatcaaacttgttcagattctcctagtgtttaacataaaacaagaacatccaaaaggatgaaaataagaaatgttgggcttctgattcttccataattcatagggagtcttaccCAAGATATAGGTCTTATGAATATCATGTTCTGAATGTAACACGGTGTGTTAATTGCCTCTTCCTAGAAGTGTTTTTCCATATTTTTCTCATTGATCATGGATCTGAccatttcttgcaaagtcctattcttccattctacaactccatttttcTCTGGAGTTCTAGGGCATGATAAATCATGGGAAATGCCATTTTTGTCAAAAAGAgtttcaaaaaatttatttttaaattcacCACTATGATTACTTCTGACTTTGACAATTTTGAGATCCTACTCATTTTGCACTTGAGAGAAGAAGGTAGAGAATACataatgtgactcatccttgtgtctTGAGAATTTCACCCATGTTCATCTTCTATAGTCATCAataatgactagtccatactGCTTACCATTGACAGAAGCAGTTTTCACTGGTTCAAAAAGGTCAATATGCCGAAGTTCCAATAGTttggaggtggaaacaacattttttgctttgaaagaagttttagaaaattttcctttcttACATGATTCACAAAGAGAATCTGAAGAGAACTTCATATTTggtaggcctctgactaaattaagcttatttagttgagaaatccttctcatgctaacatgacCCATACGTTTATGCCACGTCCATTTCTCTTCATTCacagacattagacattttacgTTTTGACTTTTTAATTCAGAAAGTctaattttgtaaatgttgttcttcctaTTTCCATTGAAAATAACCGAGCCATCCTTCTGACTGATATCTTTACatgacttttgattaaaaataatatcataaccattgtcacttaattgacttatggacaaaAGGTTATGCATTAATCTTTCAACTAATAAAACATTAGTAATAAAAGGGAGATAATTGTTACCTACTGTTCTAGAGCCAATGATCTTCTCTTTCTGATCACCTCTAAAACCAACGAAGCCTACAGGcttaagttccaggctttggaacatatgccttcttccTCACATGTGTCACGAGCAGCCAGAGTctaggtaccatgattggtgtcttaactgCGTTGCTAGGGATATTTGCAACATAAATTATCTTATTCTTAGATACCCATAACTTTTTGGGTCCTTTTTGGTTAGTCTTCCTAGAGTTTTTAACAAACTTGGGTTTCTGTGCAAGATATTTGTACATGCATGCATGGTTAAAATGGGATGAGAATTTGCTTTAGCCTTAGGTTTTGAAAAGGTTTTACCTTTAGGCACAACACCATTTTTTTACCAGAAGGGAAAAAATGGGAAGAAATAGTTTTTGGTTTATCATCTTTTTCAGAAGTAAACTCTTCATATGAATCATAACCAATTCCTCTTGTTTCGTTTCTGCTTATGCCATAAATCATTAAAGCCATTAGACTTCTATTTAGGCTTCTAGCAATAAATTTCTGGAAGGATTTGTCATATTTCTTTTTGACATTATCCAATTTCGTAGAGGCTTCTGAAAGATTTTACTTCTCAAGTTTAGAACTCTTCCTCTGAAGCACAAAgttattatttttcaaaataaatttttcttcatttaaaCTTATGAAATATTTATTAAGCTTACAATATGCTTCTAACTCATATAGATTAACCTTTTTTAGATCCTTTTATTTGTTCAAAAGCTTTTGATACTTATCCAGAACTTCTGTTAAATTGGTTTTAAGTTCAGAGCAAGAGAGTTCAACAAATACCTCTTCAGAATTTGACTTagattctgattctgattgaatcttctcagcaagagcttcagTGTATTCCACCAGCTCCACATTAACTTTCTCTTCCTCAGATTCATCTTCTGAGGATTCTGAATCATCCCAGGTATCCATCAGACCCTTCTTTTTCCCTATGAAATCTTTCTTCTTTGGTCTGTCTTTCTTCATCTTGGGACATTCATTCTTGTAATGACCTAGCTCCTTGCACTCAAAGTAGATAACTTCCTTGCTAGCTCCAACTTTCTTGGATTCATAAGTAGACTCAGAATGAACACTTGTCCTTTTTTGTCCTCTGAATCTTCCTTGTCTTTTCTTCCAGAGTTGATTCACTCTTTTGGAAAGAAGAGGCAAATTATCTTCTTATTCAGAATCTTCTTcagattcttcttcttcttcttcttcttcttcttctaatTGAAAATCTCTAGTCTTTTCAGACTTTACCAATGACTTCAGAGCAATACATTTTCTATTTCTCTGGGGCttatcttcttcaagattaatttcgtggcttcttaaagaactaaTAAGTTCTTCAAGAGAGgtattgttcagatcctttgataacttcaaCACAGTTCTCATAGGTCTCCATATTTTAGGTAGACTTTTAATAATCTTCTTCACATGGTCAATAGTAAAATACCCTTTGTCCAGGATCTTCAATCCTGCAACAAGagtttgaaaccttgagaacatgttctcaacagttccatcatcttccatcttgaacGCTTCATATTTCTGAATCAAGGCAAGTGCCTTGTTTTCTTTGACTTTGGTGTTTCCTTCGTGATTCATCCTCAAAGAATAAAATATTGACTTTGCAGAGTCTCTATTTTTTATCTTCTCGTACTCGATATATGAAATGGCGTTCAACAAGATAGTTATAGCCTTGTGCTAATttttataatctttcttttttTGCTCGGTCACCACTCTTCTTTCTATTTTATTGTTGTTGGGGTCAATAGGATGTATGTAGGCATCGACCACTATATCCCATAAATCTACATCATGACCTAGAAATAAGCTTTCTATTatatctttccagtaatcaaatcTTTCTCCATCAAAAACATGAGGTTTAGCGCTATAATAATCTCTATCATTTACAGTAGGTGCAGGTGGAGGTGGAATATTCGTCGTTGTGTTTCATAGACTGGATCTTTATCTGACACAGTTAAGTGTTTGAAAATATTATCAATACCAGAACCGAAGatctgatgccaattgaaggtgaTAATAAACACAAGAAATGGTGGGGGGTGAATTAGGTTTCCAAGATCAAACCTTTTCATACCCAAAACACTCAGAGATAGAATAAGAACAAGAATAAATgaacacaattatttttatcctggttcactgTTAACTAAGTTACTCTAATCCACCCGGCAAGATGATTTCGCCTtatcaacaaggacttaatccattataatcaacTAATTACAAACACACAAAGACAACACGTTAATGTCTTCTTGAGAATCCTCAGTATACCATAGTCTCTCAATGAATACAATCTCAATCAATGAGATACAGGAAATGTGTTTACAAGATTTCTTCTAAGAAAACATATTACATAAATTTTAGTACAATGAATTTATCACACAAAAATGAACAAAATCTCTTTTTATGTTTTCTCTTCTATATTCACAAGAATAATATTCAGTTCAACAAAAGCGTTATGAGATAGTAGTGAATTGGCAATTGATCATTCTTCCAAGTCTCATTTATATAGGAAATGAAAAGATCCTTTGGAGAGTGTGGATGTAAATATTCACAAATGAGTTAGCACCTTGCATAACGGTCTAGAAATGTGGGAGACAAAATGGTATAATAGTATAGTCTTTATTCCACAAAATCAGCATAATAGAATCAACATTTTCActtgtactgtgtactattttTATCACATAAAACCTTGATCTTATCTTGTAATCTTCGGAGGCTTCTGAATAGATGTTATTGAAGCATGTTTAGAAGGATTGAGACTGGGTAGAAAGTCTTCAGAACCTTGTCTTCAGAACTTGAGAGCGCAAAATCTTGAGAGCTTGACGAATCTTCAGAGGTTCTTCTATTAGAGTCACAGTCAGAAGATTTAGCACAAACATTCATCAGAATCGTTGTTTAAGAGCGTTCTAAAACTTGACATAATCTTGTAAATTTCACTTTTTTTTATCTCTTCAGAGCCTGTTAAGTCCATAATATGATGACGTCACTCGTCAATTCTTCAGAATCAGAACCTGTTAGAAAAAGCTACACACTAGATAAAACTATTAGGAtacaaaattattctctaagaaacaatgtattgttatcatcaaaactaaaggccagATGCATAACCAATGTTTGTTCTTACAACGGTGCCCTTGAAAGTAAGGTATGAGCTTCCTCGCAGTTACCACAACCTCTAAGGCTAGTCTCTCAATCTTCTAGTGCCTGGTCTCGACGTTTttgcacacacacacacacacacacacacatacagctatatatatatatatatatatatatatatatatatatatatatatataatatatatatatatatatatatatatatatatatatatatatatatatatatatatatatatatatatatatatatatatatatatatatatatatatatatatatatatatatatatatatatatatatatatatatatatattatatatatatatatatatatatatatatatatatatatatatattatatatatatatatatatatatatatatatatatatatatatataaagggAGTGATCCCTTTAGGGCGTGTCAATATGGGTGCGAACTTTTTGGTCTCTGACTCCATTTTGGGATCCAAATTTGTAGCATCCATTTCCATTTTGGTTGCGTTCATCCCTTATCTTCTCATTTTAAGGCTGCTTTGATAATATATTAGGAGATATCTCGGTCCTCTTGGACCATACCAACTCACCCATTATGTAGTAGATACTTCATGTTTAAATGTAGGATGGCTATAATGCCCCCCAGTAGATTGAGGGCGGGCCTCCCCAAAATGATGTTGTACGACGATGAAGTGTTTACTACGAGGTAATTGACCTCGACTATCTTTGCGCTCTCGTCTAACCTAAACATCGTCTCGAGCGTTATGTAGCTTTTCACTTTTACATGTTCGTCGAAGAGACCGACCAGGGAGCCTTGGAACGTACAAGTGTCATCTGGATCAAGTCGAAGTCTATCAAAAGTGTCATAAAATAAGACGTATGTTGAGCCTCTTGGGTCGATTAACACTCACTTTACATCCCAATTATCGTACTACACCATGATGACCATGAGATCATTGTCATGCAGGAGGATGTGAATGATATCTTTTCCGAAAAAGGTTCTTTCGGATTCTGACTCCTTTTCCAAGCACGCTTTAATGATGAGAGGTATAATACTCGTCATTAACATCTGCTTGGAATACTTCCGATGGGGTAATATGGATTTTCTACCACTAGCGAATCCTCTTATGATGGTGTTGAGGCATCATTTGTGCCTTGTTCTACCATTCTGCTAGAGTGGGTGATATATATGGTTGGCAAATAGTAATGAGTTTGGCCCAAATTATTTTTACCGGAGCCCCACGATAGGCACCGATTTTACTTTCTAAAATAATACAATGAAGATAGCCATGTGTTTAGAGGAATGTTTGTGATGCTTGGGGTTATTGATGGTGTTTAGAGATAGCTCATGCATATTGGTGAGAAGCTTTGTATGTGTGTTTCTATGTGAATCATTTGATCCCTTCCCAACCCTAAAGCTGAGATATTAATAGATACCTCATGTGCTTGAGTCTTTAGATCCAAGAAATAGTTATTTTCCCTCTTTCCTCAAAATCGCGGGATTTGAGGGAGTCATTTTCTCCTATAATCATGGGGAAAATGGTTTCCTTCATTGAATGACTTTCATATCATGTTGTACAAGGACATATTACTCCCCACATTTTAATAGGTGGGTGAGAGACGAGTTGGCCCAAGCTCAATATGGGTGAGTTACAGGGAATAATGGGCAGTCAGAGGCACAACTTCGGGTGGCATATGACGTTACTCTTGTTCTCGTTCGACGCCAATATGTTTGACTTGTCTTTCTTCCCTTTGGATTATCTTCTCTTAGGTCTGGCGAAATTATTCCAGTACACAACCCTCAAGCACACATCTTTTATTATTTATATGAAACAGTTTGACGGAGAAACATACTTTTATTGAGTTTGGGTTTAAGATTGGTTTTTTCTTGATTATAAAATATGAGGCCAGGTTGGATAATGGGGGATAATAGTACCCATCCCTAACCTGTCCGTTTGTATCAATTATACTTTACTATTTAGTTTTGATAATTCAAAATATTAGTTGTGTCGTCCATACTTTTGCATTTGGATTTTTACTTTATTATTTGAAACGtatgtttgaaattttttgatatTATCTTACTTTTTCATTTGAAATATAATTTAATATTGAGGGgaaaaattatttatattaaaataattgATTACACCGAAGACATACGAGTGAGGAGTTGATATTTGAATTCGTTTGTGATATATTTGAGGTTCAATTTTTTATCTTCGTATGAGATCAAAACTGATAATAAGTATTTGACTTAAATGCATTTTTGGTCCCCCTACTTTGATATATTTTAACTTTTAATTCCTCCATTTTAAAAATCAACTTTTTGATCACTGAATTTTACATCACTTAGGATTTGATTAGTCTCCCTCCAATTTTGGATACGTGGCAATGATGATTGagataaaaaaatatttttaattatgCGACATTGATGACtgaattattttattatttaatatttttttttattgaataattattttattaataattttaattatgtttttttaGAAGTTAATTAGTATAAATTTCAAAATATATGATTTCGGGCTTAGATTAGGGCTCAATCCATACAACTTCTATCAGCCCAAATGTGTATGTCAAGTCTAATTTGAATAAGTTATATAAACACTAAATGAAACTCTAATAAAAACGATGTTGAACTCCTATTCATTAGAAGAACACAAATAAAGAACGGCTCATGTTCATTTTAGAATTTCACAAGGAAATATACCTCTATTTTAGATAGTATTTTTGCCCAGAAAATAGAGGATAGGTGTTTGTTCTAGTGCAATGTTTTAGGTTGTGTTTATGTTCCTGATTTAAGCATGTTGTGATTGGGTGGGATAGCCTAGATAAAATCATGTTGTGAAGATCAAAATGATGAGCTCAACAATATTATCTCCACTAGATTGACTTGGATGATCACAACATCAAACTCTGTCATAGAATATGGTTCAGATTATATGCATGAGGATTTATTTTTAGATATATGGTACAATTATTTTCATGTGAGCAGTTAGCCAGGTCACATATCTTTGTTCATATCACTAAAAATGGTTGGCGTGATTTGTTAAGAATTTGCTTAGCAAAGCTTTTAATACAATGAATTTTCATTGGAGTGATAATCACATCATTTGTTTATTTCATTTATCCATAAATTACTTTCCATTATGATACTTTCCAAGTCATTCTTTTTCCACTCGGCATCATTTCATAACCGTAGTCCCAACATTTGAGCATGTctattttcttgatttttttcTCAATCTCTTGATGTATGTATTGGGTCAAAATTGTATGAGTAGCAGAAGTTATATACATTTCTTTTTACTAAAAGGTTGCAATCTTTTTCATCTTCTTTGTGTGTGCATGAGAGAAAAAGACCATGTTTGTTGTTATTGGAATAATAACTTTAGTTTAGAATTCATGCTTTAGACTTTGAATTGAGAAGTTACTATGTAAAATATGGACCATGAATGTTAGGCCCAATTATCCCTTTAAAATTTTTGATTAAAtgattttaaaaatataattaattaattgattaatttaaaatataattataattataattaattaaataataaaacaccacataattaaaaataatttttttatctTAAATGATATAAAGTTTAGgataaaaaattgatttttaaaatagagggattaaaaattaaaaaatatcaaaataagggatcaacattctcctTTACTCTTTGTAGTTTAAACTCTCATTAAATTCAACACCAATATGATTAAAATTCTTTCCTATCTCTCCTACCAAAACAAAATTGAATAAAACTGAATAAAGAAAAGACGTGTTCTACATATATTGGCTTTATGCAGGACTTAGGAGTAAAAGTGGTCCTTTTAAATTACGTTATTCGATTTGGCTTTTGTATGCAACTAGAATCCAATTCCTCTCCAAacccttttaaaattcattttttttctttcctttttccATTTACTTTATAAAGTTTGATTCTGATCCAGCGTTTTTCATTTTCCACGAAGGTTCAATAATTGACCTAGCATCAAATCTCAAGAAAAAAAAGTTACTTAATGATTAATTCATCTACAACAAAATACAACAAAAAAGTCAAATTCTTAGtaaatttaaaagaaaaaaaataaaattattcTTTAATTTATAAATCTGTCTATCTATCTGCCTCTTATTTTTCGCAGTTgatacatatatttttttttagGTTACATGATGGAGCATGCATTAACATTGTCTTCACTAAAATAGGACATGAGTTTCTCTTCTGTATCCATAGATGCTGGAAATGTTTGTGCATTTTTTACATATCCTGCTGGTGCTCTTTTATCATAAATTCCTGAGAGATGAGGAAAGGTTACCACATGTTGTGGAACATAAGGCCAAAATTCAGCTCTCTTTTTTCCAGTTCTTTTTATCCTCTTCAACACTTTGTTTGGATCAACAAAACCATTCACTGTCACTTTGCTTTGCTTTCTGTTTATCTCCACTGATTTCACACCTGCATGATCACATGCATTTCATGATTAATCTTATtgtaaaaaatatttaaaaagatAAATGAAATCCATTTTAATTTTAAACTATACACTATACACTAACCCGCTCTGAGGTCTATTAAAGTGACATCGATATCCTCTAATTTTTAATGATAATCAAAAATACATTTATCTACAGTTTTTTGTCTGTGACGGTAAAGTTCAGTTGGTATATATAAACTTAGAGCAGGTTAGTGCATACTTTAAAACTGTATTACTATCATAGCTAGGTCAAATAATAAGCTTTGGAGAAGTATAGTTATGGAACTTGAAACCTTTCATTGTAGCCACTGCATTTCTGACTCTTCTTTCACATCCATCACAATCCATTTTCACTTTGATCTCAACTGTCTAGAGAAAAAAAACAAAGATCACGGTGAATTCGTTGAAACCTAAACATGAACAGataaaccctaaaccttaaacCCTAATATTTAAGAAAAATGGTTATTTGGCTTTTAAAAAATGAGAGTATACCTGCATTGGTTTGCGTTTGGTTTTTGTGTTTGGTGAAGTGCAAAAGTTTGAGATCAAGAAATAAAGTGCACCCATATTGTTCTTCTATACAAACTTTCTAAAAAGCTATATAGCTAGCAAAGAGAAATAGAAGAGTGACATAGAATAAAAGATAGAGGATGGTGTTTATATAGGAAACTCAAAAGATTCAAAAGCAGTGTATAGAAAATTAAGTTAATATAATAATAATGAAGAGAAATAATTGAAGTTGACATATTATATGCCCTATAAGGTTAATTAGTGGTGAAGGAAAACGAAAGATGGGTAACACTACTTTATGATTGGATCTTGTGGTGCTGTGAttttattggaaaatatatatgtTTCAAATCTGATGAATTAATTGGTTATAAAAAAAGTGATTTTGTTTGCTGTCACATGATGAATCAATTATGTGGGTAGCAATGGTATGCTTTTGATTTCTTTCCAACATTTTTGACTGTTAAAATAGATTCTAaattgattgtttgaaaatattaATTTGATTCAATGTCTAAATTTGCAAAATTacataattttttatttttgatgCATTTAGAGAGAATAATTGACTCACCAAAAGTGTAAAATTGCTATATCTTTGGAACCTTTATAAAGAtagaaaaaagaagaaaaaaatgcaATACGGAACCACCGCCCCTAAAGGGATCAAAATTCTTTTTTTGGGGGGTGCTTTTTTCTTTTATGCTATTTTGGCATTTAGATATTTATTTATTTCGGGTTTTGTATTTTTATTAgttctttttctttattattcATATAAACAATCATTTTCTCTTTGAGAATTAGAGGGAAAATGAGGATTTCAAAAAAagatttatatatatatatatatatatatatatatatatatatatatatatcactcaaacttctatttatctaaaaaaatttattttttttattcaatccttcttttttttcttttcaaaatcTTCCTTTCACTTCCTCTTAAATTTATGATCGGTTAAGTTGTAAAAAAATTTAGTGGGTCCTATTTTACCGTAAATTAATCATGAAATATGTGTATGAAAATTCTTTTTGCTATAATTTATTCATGAAAAAGTGTGGTATCCTATGAGGTAGGTCGTCTTGCACACCTTCAAAGACGGTCATGCCTTAGTGTATGAAGTAgtttttaatttttgttaaacATGAATTTTATTGAGTTTAAACTAGTTTTGATTTCTTCGAACTTAATTAATAAAGAGAGAGAGTCGTCTAAGTTGTGATCTTGTGAGGGCTTTAAGGTGGCGAAACATGTTTTTGACTTGTTGGGTTGGGCTGGTTTATGCAATATGTTGGCCTGCATGTAtaaaataaacttaattatagTTTTGGTCCCCATGTTTTTCTTGATTCACAAAATCAGCCCCTTTATTTAAAAATCAAACAATTCTAGTAACCCTTTCACATTTTTACACCTAAAATTAACTATTTGGCCATTTAAATGATGTGTCACATGTGAAACTTAACAAACAATTATATAGAAATATTTTGTGAAACTTTATAgataaaaaatataatttaaaaattGACACTTCATCGATTCGTAGTGAAAAAAGTGAGATGAGACCAAAACTGTTTATATTTTAAATAAGGGAACTAATTTTGTGAATCGGATAAAATAGGAGGGACAAAAGCTATAATTTAGCGTATAAATATAATTGATATTACATGATATTATAACACGCTTACTTGTTGAAGCAAAGATAATATATTCTTTAGAATTATGGAAATATTAGACTAGTTGTTTCTTTGCCTCATCACATGTTTCAACATTTGGGGTCATAATGTGACAAATGTCAAACAAGTGTATTTCAGTGTGATGACAAATGAAATATAGTCTATTTACTTATAAGATGACAATCCTATTACCACTCATCATGGACCCTAGAGGTAGGGCCTACACTTTGTTCTACACAGATCAGAATTAGTGTGCAAAGTTCATTATTATTGTTAGGCTTAAGTAATTCGAATGAATCATATTTACAACTTTTGTTAAGAATAATAACTCAAGTGTGAGTTGGAGTCTCATATTGGTTAtaaatgtggagacttgagcatttataagaTGGAGAATCCACAAACCTATCACCTTGAGATTTTAGGTGagtatgtggtgtgtctctcacaaaggtgttgcttTAAAAAAGGAAGAAGTCACACAATGTTCAATGCTCTCTAGTGAAAAACTACCCCAACATAtggtatcatgagcctttggttT encodes:
- the LOC127126803 gene encoding heavy metal-associated isoprenylated plant protein 21, which encodes MGALYFLISNFCTSPNTKTKRKPMQTVEIKVKMDCDGCERRVRNAVATMKGVKSVEINRKQSKVTVNGFVDPNKVLKRIKRTGKKRAEFWPYVPQHVVTFPHLSGIYDKRAPAGYVKNAQTFPASMDTEEKLMSYFSEDNVNACSIM